From Campylobacter concisus, the proteins below share one genomic window:
- a CDS encoding ABC transporter substrate-binding protein — protein sequence MLKHILCLLFVSLNISFAMTNEQIDEFISKNSVDIQTLNGVPNKVYASNPPLLFLLYAVAPEKVSGINSSFGKREKPYLKESMINQPVVGGFFGQGKIPNMEMLLKLDPDLILVNSDSKNTQKKFKETLGSINKPMLYLKGYELEDYIDSLEVLGKILDKQDRVKKLIEYSKKTMDISKELNEYIVKNSVVKPKIYYAEDPDGLATECEGSWHTRLIELSGAENVHKCSGNPDATAYGHIKISFEQIAEYDPDIILIFEKSFYDKIYDDPKWQILKAVKNKRAYYLPREPFSWFDRPPSFMRFIGLKWLINLTHPDVFKFNMNKEVKDFYKLFLEVDVSDNQVKELIGE from the coding sequence ATGTTAAAACATATTTTGTGTTTATTATTTGTTTCTCTAAATATTTCGTTTGCTATGACAAACGAACAGATTGATGAATTTATATCAAAAAATAGCGTAGATATTCAGACTTTAAATGGAGTCCCAAATAAAGTTTACGCCAGTAATCCGCCGTTACTATTTTTGCTATATGCCGTTGCCCCCGAGAAAGTCAGCGGTATAAATTCTAGTTTCGGTAAAAGAGAAAAGCCGTATCTAAAAGAGAGCATGATTAACCAGCCGGTAGTAGGAGGATTTTTCGGGCAAGGCAAAATTCCAAATATGGAAATGCTTTTAAAGCTAGATCCTGATTTGATACTGGTAAATTCTGATTCTAAAAATACTCAAAAGAAATTCAAAGAAACCCTGGGTAGCATAAATAAACCTATGCTGTACTTAAAAGGTTATGAGCTAGAAGATTACATTGACTCTCTTGAGGTTTTGGGCAAAATTTTAGATAAGCAAGATAGAGTAAAAAAGCTAATAGAGTATTCTAAAAAAACCATGGATATTTCAAAAGAGCTTAATGAATATATAGTAAAAAACTCGGTTGTTAAGCCTAAAATATACTATGCCGAAGATCCCGACGGACTAGCTACCGAATGCGAGGGCTCATGGCACACTAGGCTTATAGAGCTAAGCGGTGCCGAAAATGTGCATAAATGCAGCGGAAACCCGGATGCTACGGCTTATGGGCACATCAAAATTAGCTTTGAACAAATAGCCGAATACGATCCTGATATTATATTAATTTTCGAGAAGAGCTTTTATGATAAAATCTATGACGATCCTAAATGGCAAATACTAAAAGCCGTAAAAAATAAAAGAGCTTATTACTTACCTCGCGAACCGTTTTCTTGGTTTGATCGCCCGCCTTCATTTATGAGATTCATAGGGCTTAAATGGCTTATAAATTTAACTCATCCTGATGTATTTAAATTCAATATGAATAAGGAAGTTAAGGACTTTTATAAATTATTCCTAGAGGTTGACGTAAGCGACAACCAAGTAAAAGAGCTTATAGGTGAGTAA
- a CDS encoding ABC transporter substrate-binding protein → MNRRGFLGFGAAIGATALAPSLFAKENFTMWGAPAIPSVIMAVASLQGELAKTHDVRLRIWNSTDQLRAGVANGEIKITMAPSNVGANMRNHGLNLAMLNLLSLGTIQAMVKDENIKTFEDFIGKKLIIPFKGDMPDLVLRALCKKRGIDISKIDITYTQTPPEAAGLFLQKDYDILIAPQPLPAATILRGKKMGIAVHYGVDIPKVWGESFNTKPYIPMAGIIVDVDFYKANLPLFDTLHSDLTNALSWIKDNKQSAAKIGAEYLPVPEPALVNAFDRANLTVTKARDMQDEIMSFFETIFEFNPKLLGGKMPDKSLFL, encoded by the coding sequence ATGAATAGACGAGGTTTTTTAGGATTTGGCGCGGCGATTGGTGCTACAGCTCTTGCGCCGAGCCTTTTTGCGAAGGAAAATTTCACGATGTGGGGCGCGCCGGCAATCCCTAGCGTTATAATGGCCGTAGCAAGCCTACAAGGCGAGCTAGCAAAGACTCATGACGTGAGGTTACGCATTTGGAATAGTACGGATCAACTCCGAGCAGGCGTAGCCAATGGAGAAATAAAAATTACTATGGCGCCATCAAACGTGGGAGCAAACATGCGAAATCACGGCTTAAATTTAGCTATGCTCAATTTGCTTAGCCTTGGTACGATACAAGCCATGGTAAAAGATGAGAATATAAAAACTTTTGAAGATTTTATCGGCAAAAAATTAATAATTCCTTTTAAGGGCGATATGCCTGATTTGGTTCTGCGAGCGCTTTGTAAAAAACGAGGAATAGATATTTCCAAAATAGACATTACGTATACGCAGACGCCGCCGGAAGCTGCAGGATTATTTTTACAAAAAGATTATGATATTTTAATCGCCCCTCAACCTCTTCCGGCAGCAACCATACTGCGCGGGAAGAAAATGGGGATAGCGGTACATTACGGAGTAGATATTCCTAAGGTCTGGGGAGAAAGCTTTAATACCAAGCCGTACATTCCGATGGCGGGCATTATAGTCGACGTAGATTTTTATAAAGCAAATTTGCCTCTATTTGATACGCTTCATAGCGACTTAACTAACGCTCTATCTTGGATCAAAGATAATAAGCAAAGTGCTGCCAAAATAGGAGCCGAATATCTACCGGTTCCAGAGCCGGCACTGGTTAATGCATTTGATAGGGCAAATTTGACGGTAACAAAAGCTCGCGATATGCAAGATGAGATAATGTCATTTTTTGAAACTATTTTTGAGTTTAATCCAAAGCTTTTGGGCGGTAAGATGCCCGACAAGAGTTTGTTTCTATAA
- a CDS encoding TonB-dependent receptor domain-containing protein — protein MRLAISLAAATMVLFANGANPDVIKPIKDFTPPPPYTPNIAQSAFPENQFNRVPRDDYFFVTDLLDNSMDKFHVAGGFYGRTFYSSGLFKYRGANFYTILNANFSKANRYKDGGGREWNYGYARQGQSAVVGFVPSELSEFRFTLVHDNIDDDKQPHHTADSIKTQRYIGKFNARLGKEDLSNTLNFEIALRDVSRRNDNYHLRRADPSNMVKVEVDRKIIDTELKYDVDFSNWHNVVGTGYQHDNHEGKRYRKIGNYWVLNGFRFADVTNKKTRVFDTLSYKFTDAHKLSLALNYDWMKSNLNDLNTVYNGASAINTVAKLIKQIYGKDFDGNIKQNGLSASLKYDFTPNKQDNYYVAIESLYRMPSNMERFSSLYGPTTRGWISNPFIKPERHNRVNLGFTYKSEFYKEYMSSRQGEDSFSLGGYFIADDAQDLVIYDRRHSAAAAPMNKNAVITRNVDARIYSVNLRGEYNFARNFGLKTSLFYNYGQNKTDGRPLYQIRPFEANLAFDYKDYASFGSYNIGTAVRYVAKQNRGDFDKATGFGIDKREAAKSFTTMDVYGGFEFKNSWGVRLGVTNIFDKDYAEFISGEHVGALDPDPVVRAPGRAVFVSFHSSF, from the coding sequence ATGAGATTAGCTATCAGTCTGGCTGCGGCTACGATGGTACTATTTGCAAACGGCGCAAATCCCGACGTTATAAAGCCGATAAAGGATTTTACGCCTCCGCCGCCTTATACGCCAAACATCGCTCAAAGCGCGTTTCCCGAAAATCAATTCAACCGCGTGCCAAGGGATGATTATTTTTTTGTGACGGATTTGCTCGATAATTCGATGGACAAATTTCACGTCGCGGGCGGATTTTACGGCAGGACGTTTTATAGTTCGGGACTTTTTAAATACCGCGGTGCAAATTTCTATACGATTTTAAACGCGAACTTTTCTAAAGCCAATCGCTACAAAGACGGTGGCGGCAGGGAATGGAACTACGGCTACGCCAGGCAGGGGCAAAGCGCGGTCGTGGGTTTCGTGCCTAGTGAGCTAAGTGAGTTTAGATTTACGCTAGTGCACGATAATATTGACGACGACAAGCAGCCTCACCATACTGCCGACTCGATAAAGACGCAACGATATATCGGTAAGTTTAACGCCAGGCTAGGTAAAGAGGATTTATCTAATACGTTAAATTTTGAAATAGCATTACGCGACGTGAGCAGAAGAAACGACAATTATCATTTGCGCCGCGCAGACCCTTCTAATATGGTAAAGGTAGAAGTAGATAGAAAGATTATAGATACGGAGCTAAAATACGATGTTGATTTTTCAAACTGGCACAATGTGGTCGGTACAGGATATCAGCACGATAATCATGAGGGCAAAAGATATCGTAAAATAGGCAATTATTGGGTTTTAAACGGCTTTAGGTTTGCAGACGTAACGAATAAAAAAACGAGAGTTTTTGATACGCTAAGCTATAAATTTACTGACGCGCACAAGCTCAGCCTAGCTCTAAACTACGACTGGATGAAGTCGAATTTAAATGATTTAAATACGGTTTATAACGGAGCAAGCGCGATAAATACCGTCGCTAAGCTTATTAAACAAATTTACGGCAAAGACTTTGACGGCAACATAAAACAGAATGGCTTAAGCGCTAGCCTAAAATACGACTTCACGCCCAATAAGCAAGATAATTACTATGTGGCTATAGAAAGTCTTTATCGTATGCCGAGCAATATGGAACGCTTTAGCAGTCTCTATGGGCCGACTACTAGAGGCTGGATCAGCAATCCGTTTATTAAGCCCGAGCGCCACAACCGCGTAAATTTGGGCTTTACCTATAAGAGCGAATTTTATAAAGAATACATGAGCTCGCGTCAGGGCGAGGATAGCTTTAGTCTGGGCGGATACTTTATCGCAGACGACGCGCAGGATCTAGTTATCTACGATCGTCGCCACTCGGCCGCTGCCGCGCCGATGAATAAAAACGCCGTCATCACGCGCAACGTTGATGCTAGGATTTACAGCGTAAATTTGCGCGGGGAGTATAATTTCGCGCGAAATTTCGGGCTAAAAACTTCGTTATTTTACAACTACGGACAAAACAAAACCGACGGCAGACCGCTCTATCAGATCCGCCCGTTTGAGGCAAATTTGGCCTTTGATTACAAGGACTACGCGAGCTTTGGCAGCTACAATATCGGCACGGCGGTGCGCTACGTAGCAAAGCAAAATAGAGGAGATTTCGATAAAGCCACCGGCTTTGGCATCGACAAGCGTGAAGCGGCTAAGAGCTTTACGACGATGGACGTTTACGGCGGATTTGAGTTTAAAAACAGCTGGGGCGTGAGGCTTGGCGTGACGAATATCTTTGATAAAGATTACGCCGAGTTTATCAGCGGCGAGCACGTAGGAGCGTTAGATCCTGATCCTGTGGTGCGCGCGCCGGGGAGGGCGGTGTTTGTCAGCTTCCACTCTAGTTTTTAA
- a CDS encoding TniQ family protein: protein MIHPKPQDDELLSSWLVRVALANDAAATSFTNMHFREYARNIIWQRDLDIWCPQDLMKRLSEKSHLSKEQILDMTLKSYEGKLQEHINGRTRTRFVQPLGNYCHIKRNGGLRFCPKCLKEDIVPYFRKTWRLSFYTACIKHDCFLHSRCPTCGSPLVIYKHYNERDFTFCYKCGTDLKTAPAHTINKLSYGLKAVECLLQILSEGYGIKFGKKVASIDFFHFLKQINKMIYLWRKTDGVFEHEILGDVIKFNTTTKNKCYEDFITIEEQYLLYSGSCFLIQSDSNFKDFIQNNHILQCHIYKDFR, encoded by the coding sequence GTGATTCATCCAAAGCCTCAAGACGACGAATTACTATCGTCATGGCTAGTAAGAGTAGCTCTAGCAAACGATGCAGCAGCTACATCTTTTACTAACATGCATTTTAGAGAATATGCAAGAAATATTATCTGGCAAAGGGATTTGGATATATGGTGTCCTCAAGATCTTATGAAGCGACTCTCGGAAAAAAGTCATTTATCAAAGGAGCAAATTCTAGATATGACATTAAAAAGCTATGAAGGAAAACTACAAGAACATATTAATGGTAGAACCAGAACTCGCTTTGTACAGCCCCTTGGGAACTATTGCCATATAAAAAGAAATGGCGGATTAAGATTTTGTCCCAAATGCCTAAAGGAGGATATAGTACCCTACTTTAGAAAGACATGGAGACTTTCTTTTTATACAGCATGTATCAAGCACGACTGTTTTCTGCACAGCAGATGTCCTACATGTGGCTCTCCACTAGTAATTTATAAGCATTACAACGAAAGAGACTTTACTTTTTGCTATAAATGTGGCACCGATCTTAAAACGGCACCTGCTCATACTATAAATAAACTTTCTTACGGGCTTAAAGCAGTAGAATGTTTGCTACAAATACTAAGTGAGGGCTACGGTATAAAATTCGGAAAAAAAGTAGCGTCAATCGATTTTTTTCATTTTTTAAAACAGATTAATAAAATGATTTATTTATGGAGAAAAACAGATGGCGTATTTGAGCACGAAATATTAGGAGATGTCATAAAATTTAATACTACAACTAAAAATAAATGCTATGAGGACTTTATAACCATAGAAGAACAGTATCTACTGTATTCCGGCTCTTGTTTTTTGATTCAATCAGATTCAAATTTTAAAGATTTTATTCAAAATAATCACATATTGCAGTGCCATATATATAAAGATTTTAGATAA
- a CDS encoding TniB family NTP-binding protein produces the protein MENQHLIQQAQDALLLTDEERIAFMLNEKWFLYPIAKEILKELEFHLKHPKKNRMKGRLIVGGTNNGKTSIVNKFIRSHMPYDDENVKITPVVAVSAPESSNPSDLYGSILHKLGVPYKNTDRATKKKEKVEGIFLLCRTNMLIIDEIHNIIVAPVQKQKAFMVALKNLSNELMIPIILVGTADALHAINTDSQISNRFPPLVVPKWKYDRSFLSLLASIEKTLPLRKQSNMATSKEISNYILDYSEGYIGEIIDLINLAAQYAIEQKIESITMETLKKSNFVRPSMRKNITDFIEI, from the coding sequence ATGGAAAACCAACATTTAATTCAACAAGCACAAGATGCATTATTGCTTACAGATGAAGAAAGAATTGCTTTTATGTTAAACGAGAAGTGGTTTTTATACCCAATTGCCAAAGAAATTCTAAAAGAATTAGAATTTCATCTTAAGCATCCCAAAAAAAATAGAATGAAAGGCAGGCTTATTGTTGGCGGAACCAACAACGGAAAAACGTCTATCGTAAATAAATTTATTAGAAGCCATATGCCATATGATGATGAAAATGTCAAAATAACGCCAGTAGTAGCGGTGAGTGCGCCCGAAAGCTCCAATCCATCAGACCTATATGGAAGTATTTTACACAAGCTAGGGGTCCCATATAAAAACACAGACAGAGCTACAAAAAAGAAAGAAAAGGTTGAGGGAATATTTTTACTATGTCGCACTAATATGCTTATAATCGATGAAATACACAATATTATAGTGGCACCCGTACAAAAACAAAAAGCCTTTATGGTGGCATTAAAAAATCTTAGCAACGAGTTAATGATACCCATCATATTGGTAGGCACTGCCGATGCACTACATGCTATAAATACAGATTCGCAAATAAGTAATCGATTTCCGCCACTGGTTGTACCAAAATGGAAATACGATAGATCTTTTTTATCCTTACTGGCAAGCATAGAAAAAACTCTCCCTCTAAGAAAACAATCAAATATGGCCACCTCAAAAGAGATATCAAATTATATTTTAGACTACTCTGAAGGGTATATAGGAGAAATTATAGATTTAATAAACTTAGCTGCTCAATATGCCATAGAACAAAAAATTGAAAGCATTACCATGGAAACACTTAAAAAATCTAATTTTGTGCGCCCTTCTATGAGAAAAAATATTACTGATTTTATAGAAATATGA